The Paramormyrops kingsleyae isolate MSU_618 chromosome 12, PKINGS_0.4, whole genome shotgun sequence region ATTTATACCCAGAGAAGCCCTTTAAGTGCAGAATAATCATCACTTTTCAGCTGGTTTTCTTAATTCAGGTTAGTCCATAAGAACACAGAAATGACTGGCCCATAATGCATCCATTCTTCCTCTGTTACCAGTAATCTCCAACTGTGTTTGTTGGACCGTGCCACAGCTTGAAGTCCGTGTCTGTTTTGTGCAGCCTTTCACCAAGATCACAGTACGAGCCCAAGAAAACTGGCATGAAAAACAAAGTTGAAACCCAAACCAAGCAAAGGGAATCTCACAGAAGCAACATAACCATGCTGATTTTGTCCCAGCTAAGTTATCTTCTTTGCTCTCCTCCAGAAGGAAGAGCTCATAGATTTGTCTGTTGCATTTGTGGATCCCACAAAGTCTGTCCCCTCCCATGATTTACCTCAGGATGTGAAAGGTATGGGCATGGCAGTGAGGAAGGTCCTCCGTGGTACCTCATTTTAGGACAGAGGTCCAGGGACACAGTGCAGAGAGGGCGGGTATCCAGGTCGGATGGGGAGATGAAGCCAGAGCTTGAAGGCTAACACTGATAGTGAATGTGCTGATGCTGGTGCACCTTCCCGTCCACGTGTGAGTGGGTGTGCGTATGGATATCGGTGTAGATCTTTGGGTACATTTTAGGAGCCAGAGAAGTGCCCCCCTGGGTCAAGagaagctgctgctgctgggccaGGTACTCGTCGTAGCTGAGGGATCCCATGCAGTCCTTGTCAGCAACAGGAAGGCCGACCATGTCCCGGGGCAGCTGGCGGTGGGGCGCCTGGCCAGAGGGAGCGGTCACCGCACCACCTGAGGAGCAGTGCTTCTTAGACTGGCAGAGCCACAACAAGATAGTCCCGACGATGAAGACCACCCCCGCCGGTATCCCGATGATGACTGGCCAGGGCAGGCTGTGTGATGTCGGGATGGATACTGGGATTGTTGGAGGTTTGGGGTCTAGAAGAACAAAGGGGCAGAGCACAGGAGAAGTGTAAGGTTTAGCCCTTGAGCCCTGAGGATAAAGGCATTTTTTCATATCTCACCAAATGTCACATCTTAAACGAAAACTATATTGAGGTTTTACAAAagtgcagaaaaaataaataaattcaggaAGATTAAGGAAATTATGTATTGAATGGGCTGGCTCATTGCCAGCTGCCTTGGGCCATGTCAAACTCACTGTTTGTTATGGCACATGGCCAGAACCCCCTACTGAGGCACGTGTGGTTGACGGAGCAATGAGGGTCATCCCTACCTGGCAGGACTGTAAGGAAGGCACTGCGGAAGCTGTAGCCCATGGTGTTGGCGCCCAGACAGATATACATGCCAGCGTTCTCCTCCTTGGCGCGGCTGATGAGCAGCTTGTTAAGGTAGGAGCCGTCTGGCCGCGACAACACTTCACCCATGGGCAGCACCACAAACCGGTGGTCGCCCACCTCAATGGTGGAGTTGTACTTGCTTTCGTCCCCCGGCTCCACTCGCTTCAGCCACTGGATGACGGGTTTGACATCACTGCGAACTTTGCACTGAAATGATGTCGTCCCTCCGTAGTCCACCGTGGTGTTCAGCGGATGGGTGCCAGTCAAGATGGGCTTGGAGTTGGTACGTTCTACAATGGAGTCAAAAGGAAAATAACATCAATGGCGAATACAAGAACGAAAAAGTGAGATAATAGATCCAGTCATCACTACTAGAGGCAAACTGAGTGGTGAATGCCTGCACTCATTTGAACAAACAAGTATGGCATGCAATAGCAATGAGAATAGCATCAGGAACCTGGTGACCACATGTCAGCCCACAATTAGATTATTATACAGATAAATCCGGTTATGTGTTCATGGAGGCACATTGCTTAGGAAGCGGTTATAGATCCACATGACCAGTCGTGTGCAGTAGCACTGAGTAATCCACCGTACCATCCTTTCCCATCCaaaatggtgtgtgaatgaatgTTGGTGCGGATCTCTAGATCTCAAAAATCTATTGAATTTGGTTCAATTACTATTTGGTGTCTATACAGAGAGACCCCCGCATCCCCAGTTTCAGTGACCGCCATTTCAGTTATCCGCGGTTTACCGCAGTCTGAAAAGAAAAttggaaaattccagaaataaacAGTTTATAAGTTTCAAACCACGTGCCAAATGAGTACAGCCTGTTACATACTGAAATCCGCCAGGGCGCCATTACAGGTTATCTACAgataaataatacaatattcttcattgtaaaatgtgtaacaATATGTTTTTCCATTGTTCCTTGACCCTTTAAGGGGTATAGAAAGCATTTTTATTGCTCCATCATCCCTTAATAAgtgatattttttcattgctctatTGTCTCCTgaaaatggctacttcaatattagtttaaatactcgTGGCCTGTTAGTGTAGCGTAAGCTAAAACCCTTAACAacttaacaactctgagctattagttaagttctccccaaatgagcttgatgggccgaatggcctcctctcgtttgtgaatttcttatgttcttaatcaGTCTAAAACATGAGAATGCCTTTCATTCGATCCAATGTACTTTATTActactgtatttaatgttggtaatgtcTTACTGTGCGTAATTTATCGAATAAGCTTTTCTATATGTACATATGAGGTCCATGGATTGTTCGCTGTTATCAGTGGCTTCAGCCATCCGCAGTAGAACCTGGAACTTATCACCCAGAGAGAGTACTGTACATATAAGAAGGGAATGCAGTCCTCACCAAGAGAGGTGGTGGAAGGATAATATGCATGAAAggatgtattttttaatgtatttttatgtatGACTATTAAGGTGTGTGAATGGATTAATGGAACAGTACATGCATTTCAATGTATGAATGTTAACATCTCCATTTGTGCGAGTGAGTGCGTATACATGGGTAGCATCCTTCCATGTCTGGTTTAGATTGAGCAGAAAATGTCACATCTAAGACAAGGATGATGTTCGATTCACTTCCCCTTCTCTGCTTCTGGATTTAGTATCAACATGTGTTGCTGAGTCCGCCGCACAGCTGCATTGTAACCAGCAGCAGATGGTCAGCAGGATGGATGAAGATTTCTCCTCAGAACACAGGCCAATTCCCCCACACCTCCCAAACCACCCAACCTCCATAATATGCTCCTCATTCCAATGACTAATTCACTTTGCTCACTGCCACACACGCCGAACGCCTTCGAGAACATGGACATCCCTTTAGCTGCCCTAAATCCCTAAATTAATCCCGACGTGCTCTGTGACTTGACGCAGTTTCCACTGACAATTTGTGGAAGGATCTGAAACACTGCTGTCCACAGTGATCGCCAGCTAAATCTTTTTGAGGAGATCTTCCAAAAATGACACCATGTTGATATTACATCATGTTGCAAAGTCAATAAAAATCTACTAGGGGCTAGGGGGACATTTAGCTTTTATGTCATTTCACGAAATGCCACGATTTTTGGGAAGATGCGATTTTTGGTTGGGTTTTGAGAAGACAGTTACATTCAGCAGGAGTCTCCTCTCCATTTTGTCTGTGCAGGAGATATGCTGTCTATGGGCTGATAAAGCAGAACTGTTACTTACGGATCACTTCGACTTTGTAGGTCGCGTTGATCTCGCCGGCCCTGTTGTAGACGCGGCAGGTGTACTTCCCGCTGTGCTCCGGCGTCAGGTTCTTCAGGCTCAAGGTCCACTTCTTCTTGCGACCCTCGCCCACCTCCTGCGGAGACAGCGGCTTGCTGTCCTTCAGCCAGGTGATGTCAGGCCGTGGGTTCCCGCTGGCGGCGCACTTGAGGCGAATGGAGCTGCCCACAGGCCGGGCGATCACCCGCTTGCGCATCTTGGCGGGTTGGGTGAACCGAGGCCTCACTATTGTACAACAGAGTAATTAGGAGGGGTAACTTAATACGAGACTCCCTGCCAAATTAAGCAGACTATATCAGTTGTACCAACTAACCTTGTACGTTGTTATACGCCAGTCCAAATAAATACCAATGGACACACTGAATTTCATTCTAGTGATGATTTAACGATTTGTGTtatttacatataaaatatatgcaGAAGACTGAAAATCTACCAGTGATGACCACATCCGTTCCTTCATTGTCAAGGCCAAAACGATTCCATCGGGCAAGCTAATGTTCAGTCATATTCCTTGGCATACATTATGTTTTGTGAGGAATGGGATCTATTTCATTCTGTTTAAATAGACTGCCATGCTGCATGTCAAAGGAATGCTCCAAAACATGACTCATTCAGGGGTCCTAAGATAAATACTACAGGGTTTCAAGGTAGTATATTAACTCACCCAGTTTAGCTGAAAGGTCGTCGGTGGCGTATTCTGTGTTAGCCCCATTGGGGGTCGCTGCTCCGTCCCTCCCAGAGCTGGAGTCTTCTGCAGAGGAAGAGGGTCGGAGAGTTAGTGCCATTGTGCTCCACAGAGGGAGGCAAGCTTCAATCCAGTTAGAATGAGCTTAAGAGTTGAACTCCGCTATGAAAACAGATACAGCCACTGGCCACTGAACCAAAAATGTCTACTAAGAGTGACACAATTTTTGCCAgcatatagtatatatatatagacaaatTAAATGAGAGCAGGATGACAAATTACTGCTTTTTTGAGTACATAATCACTGCTGCGTTAAACAGGTTGCAGATGCAAGTTTCTGCACTCACAGACCCTCAAGCGAACACTGAGTATGTAAAAATGAATGATTCTTAGGTTTCTTCCCTTTCGTAATCTTTGAGCATGAAAGGATTGAAGGATGAACATGGATGTTGCTGACAGTCTGCTCCTTAATGAACAGACAGCGTGTGGCTCGGCCCTGATGCTGAGCTCCGGGGCCAGTGTGCCAGCTTGCTGACCGTGAGCCATGTCCAGTTTTCCTCGGGTTTCAATGTGGCGGCTGTCTGCTAGGCGGTCGGCAGTTTCACAGAGAACGGCACTTTGAAGTTGCCGCCTGGGGGAGGCGGGGTGAACTTCAGATATACAGTTTAAAATTTCGATGACATGGGCGGCAGCCTCATTGAGCTTTATTACCATTAAGCTCAATGTTCTCCATCTCATCGCAGTCattctgtttttccttcactGGTCCTACTCTTACCCCCTGTGCAAAATGCACTAAAACAATAGCTGCACCCTGGAATAAAAACAAAGGCACAGCAGACAAGGGTAGTCAGATTTCCCAACAAAACAAGCTCCTGTTGCCGTCTCTATCAGAAGGAACATGAGCCGCCCACAGGCCATATTTCACACATATACTACAGGTTCTGGAGGAGAAACTGAGTCAGCAAATCTGCTTGGCTCCAGCATGACAACATTATTTGTATAACCCTTACACGGACTTTCTTTCACATCTCTGCGGTCTGCAAGCCTAGATCACCGCGAGAGTGCAACACTTTCCATTTGGAAATTGGAGTCCTGGGGTTTCCGTCTTATCTCCAAACAGCTCCTGATTTTCAATACTTTAGATCTTAAATAATACTGACTGGGAGTGTGAACAGTGCTGACCGGTGAGAAGAGAATTAAATCCTCCACCTGGTCATTATTAATTTGCTGGGGCGGGTAACTTTTGAAGCTGGCGGTTCACACACTGTTGAGTCACAATTCTAACCAATACTACACAACTTAAACCAACATCTACCTGCTTTGTTTATGTACTTGAACAAGGCATCTCTACAGGTTTACGACTTTGAGAAAGCTACCTTCTAACAACTGGGTTCCAAACAAAGCTGCCTTCTTCCGTTGTATTAAATCATCTTTATCCTTCTGTGCGTGTGTAGACTCTGGCAGTAAAATGTGAGAGTCAGCATTACCCTGAGAAAACATGCACTCAGCAGAGAAATGAGTGGGCGTCTCATGGTTAGACAATACAGTGCAGTGGCCCCTGGGCTGATTTACCGAACCCCGGCATGTGAGAGCAGACGCGAAGGGCGGAGCTGGCTCTAGCACCAGGCTGCCAGGTCTATGCTCCCTAAAGTTATGGGCCACCTTCCGAACCGAGACATTGTTACATTAGTAATGAATCGAGCCCAAAAGATTGACAGGTTCATTGCCTGTGGAGCACATTTAGAGCCAACTCCACAAACATGTCTTTCAAAAGTTTTTTGAATGAATATTTTCAAATGGGTATTAGGTTACATGTTGATGTCTTGGAGTGATGTTTCTCAGCTGCAAACCCACGGGACATGTGGGGTGTTAAGCTGCCCAACTAAGTCTTGGACTAAAGggtgatttattttttccatacaTGGAGACTTTATTCTTCAAGTTGCTTTTAAAAAGTAACTAAGAGTTTGGATCGATCCTTAATGAACCCCTTCCCACCCAAACAACTCCCATCCAGCTTGTGAACGTACTAAACCTTTAGTCAAACCACACTTTATTGCCCTCACTGTGACCAGGATTTCCAATCATTATTTTCTATAAAGGCATGAAACATACtttaaatgaattaatgaaaTTGCAGTTGAACTCCTGCATAATTTACTGGTACCACTAACCAATTTACCGTGAAGAGATATTTTTAACTGCCCATGTCTTCTGCACCAAATACAAATTGTTTTGACATACAAATACTATAATATATGTATTTGAAAGACGTCACTTAAAATGTCATACTTAAGTCTTAAATATATCATATGGAACCTCAGCAAATTTACCATGTAGTTAACAGCTTTAACAAGCGAGGAAAAATATGCGTGTCGACAGGATGGGAGTCTTTGGTGAGACAGGCTGCAATTAGTAATCTGTTTGGCTGGAGAGGTCCACACCGAACCATAGCTATGTCCCATTTCAGGGCCTGTAGCCTTTTAAGGCTGCATTTAAGGACCAAATGCTTCAAGGTTGTCCTGTTACTTCCTGCCAAGGAAGGATCCACCCGATAGATCCTTCATGGCTCTAtttatcccaagattcattgtgTGGATTTTAAGAAGGATGCAATTTACAAAGGCTACACTGACCATGTCTTTTGAAGAATGCAGCCCCTTAATTGAGACACAGTTTGTTACTATGGAGCAGTGATGGTGGCGTCAACAATGAGGTAACAATTAGCCCCACCTCGAGGTAGCCAATTTAAGTCCTGTGTCTCCATTCCTCAATTGCTTATGAGCAGATCTCTACACAGAGTGAGCTTCTTTGGGAAGCTTCTAGTGCTTGGTTTTTGATGATTTTTCTACACAATGTTGCCTTACAGTAACCCAGACCCCTCATTCTGAAGACTATTGCCTCCCTCTACATACAGTGGgatggtaacactttctatgaatgccatgtctgtaacaatctatgaacacattcataacacattataatgcattcataaagcattatacatttggctttatttataaaaatgcataacatattatagccatgtttattatgcattttgaaTGCTTTATGCTctcactatagataccttcataacacagtataaagcatccttaattttTATACCaactattataatgcattatgaaggtatctatagtacaTTATGGATAAGAGCTTCATTAGAGTTTATGAAGTATTAaaaatcaacactataatgccctatgactgtcaatagaagatgctgtaatgctttattaactcttatactgaccattataattcattatgaaggtatcgacaatgcattatagatgacagctttaagtgTTACCAGTGGGATCTAGTCCTAGCATAAAACATCCATCTTCTCTGAAGGTAGAAGCTAAAATAGCATTAGCATGGAAGTAAAAATTTGCTGAAATTTGTCTGTAGGAGGCGGCCAGGGCAGCGTGGTCCTGCCTACAGCCTTCTGCACCAAACCAGACCGTTCGATGCTCCCAGGATTACATGCTAGTTTCACATAAATAAACATGGTGGCCATCAATCCCGTAACACGACACCCCAGAGAAGTTCAAAGTCCTGGGGAAGGTGATGCGATCAGCATGCCTCATTAGAGAAGTGCCTGAGCAGATGGATGAAGGACCAAGAGGAAGCGGAGAGGAGAGAAAAACAGTAGTTAGAGAACATGAGAGGATGGTCAGCAGACAAAACACAGATGGAGAGACAAGAGGCTGTAGACAGAAAAGTTGTAATGAGAAGTGGAAGGAAGAAGTTCATGGTCAACTCAAAAGTGCGGGCCATGTTCAGAAAGTGTATTGATCTAGTATTTCAAATTGTTTAAGCAAACTCTGCACACAGGATATCAGGCAGTGCTGGAGAAATTAAAATCATAGTGAGAGGGTAGATCAATAACTCTGAGTATAACTTATCAGGCACATaaagtgacacacacatgttctGCAGTGTCCTGTGCTTGGATCTGGCCCATCAGGCATCCAGCACATTTGAGCTCCAGCCCACTAAATCCGCTCCATCTCTCCTTGAATCTAAGTCTTGCTTTGTGGAACTCAGAGTTGACCCTACTTTAAATACTTCCTTTTATATCTCTGGATTACTTTTAGGACAGAAGAGCCTTGATGGCAGAGTGGGAGTCTCATGGAAGGAGAAAAGCTCCAGAATACGGAAGGGAAAGATGaaagaaaaagaacagaaacacaGCCTCAGAGAAGGAGAAATGTTGGATTGTAGATAGTTAAAATGAAAGGTCTCGTCATCAGGCAACTTAGTGCATATCCTCAGCAGAACTTTGCTTTGACATGATGTGCAACATGTGTCTTCTATCCATCAAGTACTTTGGCAGAGCCCACAGAAAGCACCTACAACATCGCCAACTTTATTGAGTGTGCTAGAAAAGCATCCTGGAAGACCATATAAGTCAGTTAGACAGATTCATCCAAGTTTCATGACTTGCATGCATTTTGTAAATCTGgttaatttaaacatttttcatgCTACATATCATCTTCTCCTCTCCACAAGTAATGGCTCAAGACCTTAGCCACTTAGCCACAAAGTGCACTAAGGCTCAGTCCTAGGTCCACTGCAGTTTCTTTGCTATACGTGGTCTCTGAAGTTTTCACTTTCAGGACTACCATCCCCTTTTACACTTACCACAGCTACAATATCAACACTGGTCTATCTTTATGGGACACAGCAGACTAAATTGTAAGGCTACACAATTGTATAGCTAGCAGAGTAGAACTCTTCCAATCCAGGGGTTGAACATACCTTCATCATTATTTGATAGTCTGCTAATGACAGCTCCTACTACCTAGTACCTACTTGTCACTACGatacattttttataattttcatAGTCCTTACTGATTTGAGCCTAAGCCTTTGTGTTATTGcagcaacacacacaaccaTAAACTCTGGTAGAGACATGCATATGTTTGTACGAAATCTGCATGTGATTACAGGTAACACTTAAGTGACTTCATAGATGATAAGAAGCTACTTCATCTCCTGTACACATGTGCATGAGTTTTTCAATCCTTTTTTTCTAAAACTTTAAAGGCATGTAAAGTGGCGTCAAGAAATGATGCAGTCAACTCAGAACTAATTTCTGCCTCTTGACAGGAATACTGTGCTTGCTTCGGCCATATTTCCTATATTCTgagttaattttaaaaagtaaacatcTGCCATatcaaaaaaaagaacaacattaAACACAGAAATCATAAGGATTTAAGGATTTAGCAACATCACATGACACCAAATTAAGGTGGGTTTTTGGTGCCCGAGGCTGTGAGTGGAGTTTTGTGGGGATGTGGTCGAGCTGTCGCTGGGCCCGGGGCCCTAATCACAGCCACCTGTGAGGACGTGGCCTTGCTGTGCTTCATGCTGTGTGTCCCACAGAATAAAGGGTTTCAGTGGAGGCAGCCGGGAGGTAGAAGCAAGTTTGTTTGTTCAA contains the following coding sequences:
- the fgfrl1a gene encoding fibroblast growth factor receptor-like 1a, which codes for MELFQIVLFLFEIVLLSDCARGPPRVSEQVAHRQTVRIGRTMKLPCPVEGDPPPLIMWTKDGRNIHSGWTRFRVLRQGLKIKEVEAEDAGTFVCKATNGFGSVNINYTLIVIEDSSSGRDGAATPNGANTEYATDDLSAKLVRPRFTQPAKMRKRVIARPVGSSIRLKCAASGNPRPDITWLKDSKPLSPQEVGEGRKKKWTLSLKNLTPEHSGKYTCRVYNRAGEINATYKVEVIQRTNSKPILTGTHPLNTTVDYGGTTSFQCKVRSDVKPVIQWLKRVEPGDESKYNSTIEVGDHRFVVLPMGEVLSRPDGSYLNKLLISRAKEENAGMYICLGANTMGYSFRSAFLTVLPDPKPPTIPVSIPTSHSLPWPVIIGIPAGVVFIVGTILLWLCQSKKHCSSGGAVTAPSGQAPHRQLPRDMVGLPVADKDCMGSLSYDEYLAQQQQLLLTQGGTSLAPKMYPKIYTDIHTHTHSHVDGKVHQHQHIHYQC